The Candidatus Planktophila sp. genome contains the following window.
GACTGCGCCTTTTTTTGAATAGAGGAAAAGATTTGATTATCCCCTGATGCTCCACTTGAAATTTGGCTCGTCGAAAATGTTAATGCAACCATACCGAGCCCTATCATGATGAGTAAAGCGATCTGGGCGGGGTTAATACTAAAGCGTTTAATTGGTGTGCCCAAGCTCATTGAGTTAAGAGCTTTCGCTTTCAAAAATTGAAATGACTTTTTGGACCAACTTTTCTGGTCTAAAGGGTTTTACAACATAGGATGTAGCACCAAGGTCAATGGCCATATCAATATCCTCAACCGAAGATCTCGATGTCAACATCAAAACTGGTATCGAATTAATCTTTGAATCTCTATCTTTGCGAATCTTTTCGAGGACCTCAAACCCATTTAAACCTGGCATCATCGCATCTAATAAGATTAAATCTGGCTTGGCTGACCTAGTTTGGGCCAAACCATCGGCCCCATCAATACCGGTCAGTACAGTAAAACCCGCATTTTCTAAAATTAGAGTCAGGAGATGTCGAATATCCTCATTGTCATCAATGACAAGAACGCTCCTCTTACTCTCACGCAATTGTGTTATTCCCCTATTCTGCGCTGATTATTGCTCCTCAAAGTGTGCAAGCCACGAATGGTGCCCGCGAGGCTAATGAGAGGTTAGAGCTTTATCTTATCTCCATGGCTCAGATATCAACTCGTAAAAGCCTCCACTCTAAAAAGAGAGGTGGAGGCCTAAAACGCGTGTTTGCAGGCTTTATTATAGCCCTCGTTGTGGCAACACCCACAGTTTTACAGAGCTATTTCGGCTTTGGCATCTCCCCGGTTTTATCAGGGAGCATGAGCCCTTTCGCCCAGGCTGGAGATGCTTTTATCACAGTAGAGCGACCGGCCTCGCAGCTATCTGTTGGAGACATCGTTACTTTGCATGTTGCAGATTCGGAGGCCTTCTATGCCCACCGAATTATCGAGATTAGGGAACAAAGTGGCGGCATAAAGCGAATTGTCACTAAGGGTGATGCAAACCCCACCGCTGAGGAGGATCCATTTATGGCCTCACCTCAGGCAATGGTCCCTGTGACGCTCTTTAGTATCAAATGGATCGGGTATCTCCTGGTCTACCTCACATCGGTGCAGGGACGCCAAGCTGGGCTAGCGCTCATAGTAATCGCCAATGTTCTCATGCTTTTGCTTTCGTTATTTAAAAAACCAACCAAAGAGATTTCCTCACGAGGCCAAGATATCTATAAAGGACTTTACGAGGAGAGTTATGAAAATGCAGCAAATGAATACAAGAAGAGGGAGATCTATCGAGATCTCTATGAAGAAGCACACTGGGAACTACAAACTATCAGGGAGAAATAAATGAAACTAGGTTATCTGTCCACACTTAAAACAGTTGGGACACTTTCAACAAAAATTGCAATTGTCGCAGCAGCATCTATTGGAGGAGCATCACTAGTCTCTTCCTCTGTTTTTGCCGCACTTACAGCAAGTGCAACTAATACAACTGCCACCGCAGTCTCATCCGGATACATGAGTCTTACTCAGGCTCCGGGCGGCGCATCGGGAGGATTCACTACCGCAGTTACCGCCATGGCACCACTGGACTCTGTGGTCCGTTTAGTCACTTTAACAAATTCATCTACCTTAAATGCCGCCTCGATGACGCTGGCCGTATCTGATGCGACTCCAACTGTATTGACTACAAACGGTACAACTGGATTACAGACAACTATTCAGCAATGTAGCGTTGCTTACACTGCCGTTACTTATGCATGTTCTGGCACAGAAACAACTGTCCGTGCTGCATCCTCACTGCTTTCTTTGGCTACACCACAGGCCTTGACATTAATTCCAGCATCTCTATTAGCGGGCGGTGTCACATACCTGAAAATCACTATATCTTTACCAGACTCTACTGATAATACTCTCAATGGAGTTATTCCAGCAGGCATTCAAAATAAGAGCGCTGCTTTAACTTGGACAATTGCTGCAACTCAACGAACAGCAACTACAACTAACTCCTAATACGAGATAACACCAGTGTGGGGATTGAAGGGAGGGTAATTTTTATGAAGAAGATAAAGCTTGCCCTTATTGCAGCTGTAGTAGGCGCCATATCCATGGCGCCTACTCAGTTGCTCCCTGCAGCTGCAGCAATTCTAGGCAGTGCTATATCTCCCTCACTATCGGTGAGCACTGGCGATTTTGGAGCCGTTGCAGGCGCTTCCTCTGCTGCAACTGCTACAAGTGCATATGTGGTAGATACTATGGTCTCATCCTGTTCTTTCAATCAAACTACAGTGAACTCCAATACACCTAATAATTCATCCACTATTGCTCTACAAGCCGTAACGAACTTGGCAGTGGGAATGATTATTTCAGGTAATGCTGGAATTGCTGCCGGTACAAAAATTACGGCAATCAATACCACAACAAAGGTCATAACCATCACCCCGAATACGACGGCACAGATTGGTAAAAGTGTAAGTCTAACTTTTTCTGGCTGTTATCAGAAATACTTCAACGTCAATAATATTAGATCGATAGCACTTTCCTCATTTCAAATTTCGCAGACCGTTAATACCGTATCTCCCGACAGTGTTACCTTGCAATCCTGTGCTGGTACATGGACCGAGGCAACTGGCGCATGTACAGGTGCCATTACTAATATAGTTGTAACAACTAGCGGGACCAGTGCCTTCATCACAGTCTCGGGCGCTCTCAGTGCCGTAACCGGAACAGTCCGTCTGCGGGCGTTGTCTAATACCAGTGGCAGAACTTCTACTGTTTCAATAAATGTTGCTCGAGTTAATTTGCGCGCGGCAATAACTACAAACTCTTAGTCAACGACCCAGGTATCTCCAGAATGAAGGAGTTTATCCAGATCACCAGCGCCTTGTGCCTGGATGACGCTGGCTAACTGATCATTGACCATTGCCGAATATCCCGGTCGAACAACATCACGAAAAACGCCTATCGGGGTGTGCTCGAGATCTGAGCCAGACAGGCGCGATAGAGCGAAGGCATATGAGGGATCAGGATCGTGTGCATCATGAACAACGAGTTGAGATTCATCTACTGAACTCAACTCAACTAACTTAAGTGTTGCCCCGTCCCTAATAACACCAAAGGTAGAGGATTTTATGGGTTGGCCATGCACCATCTGTAGCAGAGAGCCCTCTTTGGTTTCATTGTCTTTAACCTGATCAAATGCGCCATCGTTGAAGATTGGGCAGTTTTGATAGATCTCGATGAGGGCCGAGCCCTTGTGAGAAGCAGCTTGGCGCAAAGTTTCGGTTAAGTGTTTGCGATCACTATCGATAGTGCGTGCAACGAAAGTTGCTTCAGCGCCGATAGCCAGAGAGACAGGATTAAATGGTGTATCGAGTGAGCCATATGGCGTGGATTTTGTAATCTTTCCTAGCTCACTAGCTGGCGAGTACTGGCCCTTAGTTAAGCCGTAGATACGGTTATTAAATAGCAAAATCTTTAACTCCACATTACGGCGCAGTGCGTGAATCAAATGGTTGCCACCGATTGAAAGAGCGTCGCCATCACCAGTGATAACAAAAACCGTTAAATCTGGTCGACTAATTGCTAAGCCTGATGCAATTGCCGGAGCGCGCCCATGGATGGAGTGCATCCCAAAAGTATTCAGGTAATACGGAAAGCGCGACGAGCAACCAATTCCTGAGATAAAGACGATATTTTCGCGCGGGATTCCGAGTTCAGGCAAAAATGCCTGCATCGTTGAAAGCACCGAATAATCGCCACATCCAGGACACCAACGAACCTCTTGATCTGACGTGAAATCTTTCTTTGTAAGTGCAACATCAGTCATTGTGAAGTACCCCCATTGCAGCTTCGACTAATTCGGCCGTTGTAAATGGCAGACCACGTACCATGTTGTAGCCCACGATATCCTTTAAAAACTTGGATCGAAGCAGCATTGCTAACTGCCCTAAATTCATTTCAGGTGTTATTACCGTTTCATACTTCGCAAGCACTGCACCTAAATTCTTAGGAAGTGGGTTTATATATTTGAGGTGAGCTTGGGCGATTTTCTCACCATTGTTGCGAAGCTCCTCAACGGCCGATGCAATTGGGCCAAAAGTTGAACCCCAACCAAGGAACAAAACCTTTGCATCACCTGTTAGATCATCGACTTCGATATCAGGAACTTCGATCCCGTCGATTTTTGCCTGCCGTGTCCGCACCATAAAATCATGATTGGCAGGCTCATAATTAATCTCACCGGTCTTATCCTGCTTTTCAATTCCTCCGATACGGTGCTCGATTCCGGCAGTACCAGGGATCGCCCAAGGTCGTGCAAGAGTTTCTGGATTTCTCTCATAGGGAAGAAAATTCTCTTGGCTCTTGGCAAATCCGATATCGAATTTCGGCAACGCGGCAACATCTGGAATCTTCCAAGGCTCTGAACCGTTAGCGATATATCCGTCGGATAATAGAAATACCGGAACCCTATACGTCGTTGCAATCCGCACCGCCTCCATCGCCATCGTGAAACAGTCACTTGGAGTCGATGCGGCGATAACGGCAGCAGGTGATTCACCGTTTCGACCAAACATAACCTGGAGCAGATCTGCCTGCTCCGTCTTAGTTGGTAATCCCGTGGATGGGCCACCACGCTGCACATCGATAATTATTAGCGGCAGCTCCAACATAACGGCGAGGCCAATCATCTCGCTCTTAAGGGCAATGCCCGGACCCGAAGTAGTTGTAACACCTAGGGCTCCTCCATATGAGGCACCCAGTGCTGATCCCACCGCAGCAATCTCATCTTCGGCTTGAAAAGTAATGACACCAAATTTTTTATGCTTTGAAAGTTCATGCAATATATCTGATGCAGGAGTAATGGGATATGAACCAAGAAATAATTTCAACCCACTTTGTTGTGATGCAGCGATTAATCCATAGGCGAGTGCGATATTTCCGCCGATGTTTCGATATATCCCTGGGGACATGTGTGCAGGTGCAACTTCATATGAGGTTGCAAAGTCTTCACTTGTTTCGCCGTAGTTCCATCCAGTGCGATATGCAATTAAGTTCGCCTCCAAAATATCAAGCTTCTTTGCAAACTTCGCCTTTAAAAACGCCTCTGTTGCATCCGTTGGACGGTGATACATCCATGAAAGTAGTCCGAGTGCAAACATATTTTTAGCACGCTCGGCCTCTTTGCGTGAGAGTGGAAGCTCTGATAGCGCCGATACAGTCATAGACGTAAGTGCAACGGGATGAATCTTGTAACTACTTAAAGTTCCATCCTCAAGAGGATTAGTTAGGTAGCCAACTTTTGTTAAGTTGCGAGAAGTGAATTCATCTTTATCGACGATGATTGTTGCACCTCGAGGAATATCCTTAATATTTGCCTTGAGCGCCGCTGGATTCATTGCAACTAATACATCGGGGGCATCACCGGCAGTTCTTACATGGTGATCAGCGAAGTGAAGTTGAAATGAGGAGACACCTGGCAACGTTCCTTGGGGTGCACGGATTTCTGCTGGAAAGTTCGGCAAAGTCGAAATATCATTTCCTAAACTGGCAGTGTCCATTGTGAAGCGATCGCCAGTGAGCTGCATTCCATCTCCACTGTCTCCGGCAAATCTAATAATTACGGATTTGACGGCGACAGTTGGTTTGCTCATGGCTCACATCTTGCCACCGCAGAGCCCGTGGGGCATTAGTTTTAGAGCATCTCATTGGTCACGTTTTGCTCACTCTGAGGGTTAGCCCTGTTGCCAGCCCCTACTTTCCAAAGAATCTCCGGAAGCGCCTAAAAACCGCCTTGCCGAAAGCGTTAATTTGACCGCGGAGTGAGATTTTCAAAACCTTGGCCGATGCTGGCTCATCTGGTGAGGCAACGTCGCGAAGTGATGGTGAGTTTAAATCAAGTGAGTCGGCGATGAGTTCGATGTTAGCTACCATTGAAATTCCTCGAACTATCTGTTCTTGATCAACATCCTTGGCATCTGAAATGAGCGCCTCAGCTAAGGCCGAACCTGCCTCTCTGGCATCTGTCGTAGCGCTCTGGTGTGAATCGTCTGAACTCGAACTTTCATCCTCAAACTTAGATGAGATTGCAAAACTTGCCGCAGACAAAGCAACGGCTATCGCCTTTTGAGTTGAATCGGCAATTCCACCTTTGACCGCAGAATCAAATAACGTTCGGGCAATGGTTCGAATCTCTACAACAGTATGTTCCAGTGCGATACCTTGAATGTAGATCTCTTCCGCTTCATCCTTCTTAGCAGTTGAGAACCAGCGCGCATGCCCTCGTGCTTCAACTGAGTGAGAACGGATATTTGGAATCTCCTCGTTGAGAAGTCGAGCTTTAGCGAGCCAATTTCCCGCCTCTTTTTGTGTATATCCCGAAGCAACGCCTTCAGACATCGTTGCTAATAAAGCTGCCGCCTTTACACTGACCGATTTAATTTGATCCAAAGAGCGGTCAATAGGAGTTTTGTGGTGGGAAAAATATGAAAAGAAGATTGCAATTGCTGCACCTATGAGCGTCGAGCCAAGTCGATGCAACGCAGTGCTCTCAGGTAAACCTGGACTAATGACTATGAGCGCGGTGACCGGAACATTGATAGATGCTACTTCACCTAGGTGTAGTGCCCGAGCAACTACTGCGCACATAATTATTGTGAGGCCAACTGAGATGAAACCAAAATCAAAGAGCGCAACCGCAGTAAGGGCCACGCTCGCACCGATGGCAGTACCGACAATTTGACCAAGGCCTTCCCGAAGTGATTTATGGAGTGAGATACGAATGCTTAATGCACAAACAATCGCCGCGACAACTCCTCCATTTTTTATGAGTAAATCACCCACTTGCCAAGCCGTCGCACCTGCCAGTCCAGCAACGGTAATTTGTCGAACCCACGTTTTACGCTGGCTAAAAAGGGCGATAACTCTTCTTATCAAGCCAGATTTCTCATCCATGGGGCACTCTCGCAAAGCTCGAGTCAATGGATGTGAGATCTCGCCCTACGGGGCTATTAATCAAAATCAGCGCACTCGAAAGCATTAAAGCAAGTGCGATTACGGTCGAGTTTCTCTTTCCTAAGCGCTGTGGAACTCCACCGATGTTGCTCTCTCGATCCTGCTCTAAATCTTTCAGGACGTTAATGAAGTGAAAGGCAACACCAAGCATTGCACCTACAGTTAACACCCACAGCGGTGGTGTGCGATCGATGGCATAAAAGATTGATGCCGGCAATGCAGCACAAGCCACTGCATACGGTAAAGGTGAGAGTGGAGAGAACTTAAAGTAAAAGTTATAGGCGATCCCGCAGCCAACACCTAATAGGTACACAAATCCGCCCTTGATACCAAGGGGTCCAATTAAGTTAGCAATTACTGCAATGGGAATGAGAAGAAACGTTGCCCTGCGAAGCTGCTGCAGTGATATAGCCCCGGCAACCAAAGGCTTGTTTGTACGGCTATGTTTTACATCATCACTGTAATCACAAATGTCATTGCTCCAACCAATTACTAGCTGGCCTAAGAAAACCGTAAAGGCGATTACAGATGCAGGTCCGACCCACCACAACTTTACCGAAAGTAGAAATGAGATTGCTGTGATAAGCATGGTCGGGCCAAAGTGTGCCGCTTTTGCATATGCTTTTAATTTCATGGTTCGCTGGGTAAATAGTGCTTGGCTAGACCATTTCGAGCGAAGGCTAATAGAGTTAAGTTGAACTCTGCTGCCAAATCAATTGCTAGCGAAGTCGGTGCGCTGACGCCAACAATGGCTGAAATACCAGCACAGATAGATTTCTGTACTAACTCATAACCGATCCGCCCTGATACAACCAAGGTCCAATCACTTAAGGGGAATTTCTTTTCTATAATCGCAGCACCAATTACTTTATCAACAGCGTTATGACGACCAACATCTTCGCGAACCCAAACAGGCTCCCCCTTCGGACTAACCAGGAGCGCTGCATGTAGACCTCCCGTTTTTTCAAAAATACGTTGACGTCCATCTAGAAGTGAGGCCATTACAGCTAATTCTTGAATACTGTGGCTTGGAGATGTGGTTTTAACAATGCCTCGTTTATGCAAATCAGAAATACTTGTAGAGCCACAGACGCCACATGCCGAGGTAATTGTAAATCGTCGCTCTAAAATTCTTATCGGCTCTTGCGAACTCTGTACAACTTCGGCAATGACAACATTTGCTCTCTGGCGAAGAGAGAGTGTCTTATCGGCACATACCTTGATGCTTACCAATTCATCTGGAGATGTAAGAAAGCCCTCACCCCAAAGAAAACCTGCGGCAAGTTCGAGATCATTGCCGGGTGTTCGCATTGTGACGCCCAGTTGTTCTTCAACTTCCCCACGTTTAATGCGGATTTCAAGGGGCTCTTCGACCACTACAGAGTCAGAGGTTGGTGCAGCTGAATCGGTTCTTTGCACCCTTACCTTTGCAATCGATGAAGGTGCGAGCTCATCACCTGACATGACGATAGAACTCAACGTTCTCTGGAGGCAAAGGGGCCCTACCAAGAATTAAATCGGCGGCTTTTTCTGCAACCATCATTACCGGTGCATATATATTGCCATTAGTGACATATGGAAAGACCGATGCATCACAGACGCGTAAGCCAGAAACTCCGTGAACCTTCATTGTCAATGGATCTACAACTGACATTGAATCAGTACCCATCTTCGCCGTGCACGATGGATGCAAAGCAGTTTCAGCGTCCTTGCGCACCCATTCAAGAATTTCTGCATCACTTGAGACTGAACTTCCAGGAGATGATTCACCTGCGTTGTAGTCTTTCATAGCGGGCTGAGTCAAAATTGTACGGGCTATTTTTACAGCCTCAATCCACTCGCGGCGATCTTGATCAGTGGATAGATAATTAAACTGCATAGCAGGCTTTTCAAATGGGTCAGCGCTTTTGATTTTCAACCAGCCACGCGAATCTGAGTACATTGGACCAACGTGAACTTGATAGCCATGCCCGCGAGTATCTCCAGTACCGTCATATCGAATTGCAAGAGGCAGGAAATGAAACATCAAATTGGGATACGTGACTTCATCATTACTACGGGTAAATCCACCAGCTTCAAATTGATTTGTTGCACCTGGACCTTTACGAAAAAATAGCCACGCTGCTCCAATTAATGGTCTGCGCCAAAACTGGGTTATTGGTTGTTGGGTTACTGGCAACTTACATTTGTATTGAACATAGACTTCAAGGTGATCTTGTAAGTTAGCTCCGACGCCGGGCAGATTGTGAACCATCTTAATCCCAAGTGGAGTTAAATCCTTCTCACTGCCAATTCCTGATAGCTGAAGAATCTGCGGCGTATTTATGGCACCACCACATAGAACAACTTCACGCGAAGTAAAAATCTTTTTCTTTCCTTTAATCATCACCTCAACACCTGTTGCCGTTTTTCCATCAAAGAGAACTTTGGTGACATGAGCCCGTGTTTTAATAGTTAAATTTCTTCGCTTCATGACAGGATGTAAGTAAGCACGTGCAGCACTTAAACGTCGCCCACGATAAACATTTCGATCAAAAGCGGCAAAACCCTCTTGGCGATAGCCATTTACATCATCGGTGCGTGGATAACCCGCTTGTTCGGTGGCCTTAAAGAATGCAGCAAATAGCGGACCTTTAACGGGACCGCGCTCTAACTTAAGAGGGCCACTGTGGCCACGAAAAACACTTTTCTGATCGGCTAAAGTATTTTCCATCTTTTTAAAATACGGCAGACAGTGGGCATAGTCCCAACTACTCATTCCGGCATCGTGCGACCAACGTTCGTAATCCATTGGATTTCCGCGTTGCCAAATCTGGCCATTGATAGATGAGGATCCGCCTAAGACTTTGCCGCGCGCGTGATAAATGCGGCGATTGTTCATGTGTGGCTCCGGTTCGGATTCATACATCCAGTCGTAGCGTTTATTTCCGATTGGGAAAGCTAGCGCTGCAGGCATATGTATAAAAACATCCCATTTGTAATCTGGGCGGCCAGCTTCAAGAACTAATACTGAGTTGGATGAGTCTTCACTCAATCGATTAGCTAAGGCGCTCCCAGCAGATCCACCACCAACGATGATGTAGTCATACATGGATTCCATGTCGCTCACTCTACTAATAAAACAACGCCTGTACTTAGCGATTTCTCGCTAAGTACAGGCGTTGCTCTTACCTATTGAGAGTTAGCCGAGCCAAGCCTTGACTGTGTCAGGGTTAGCATCGATCCATTTTTGAGCCGCAGCTGCTGGCTCCATGCCGCTTTCAATGTCGGCAGCTACTGAGTTCTGATCAGCATTTGTCCATTTAAAGTTCATCACGATAGTTGAGAAGATTGAACCTGAGTCCATCAACTTCTTACTCATTAACTTTTGTAGTTGAGTCTCTGGGTAATCAGTTAGTCCGCTTGCTTTAGCAGCATCGCTCCAGTCGTTAGGCGGGAACTTAATTCGTGACTGCTCTAGACCAGGAATCTTTATAAAGAGAGTGCCTGGAGTATAAAAGTAGGCAAGCGCAGGAGTCTTATTTGCCTCTGCCTTGGTAAGAACATCAACAAGTGCGGCCTCTGAGCCAGTTGCTATCGCTTTGAAGTTCAACTTATTAGCTGCAATCATCTTCTCGCCAATAGTTGTATACCCCGGAGGACCTTCATACCAAGCGCCCTTACCGCCTGAGTCGGCAGTTTTAAACAAATCTGCATATTTATTTAAGTTCGCCGAATCCAAAATATCTGGATACTTAGCT
Protein-coding sequences here:
- the betA gene encoding choline dehydrogenase, which codes for MESMYDYIIVGGGSAGSALANRLSEDSSNSVLVLEAGRPDYKWDVFIHMPAALAFPIGNKRYDWMYESEPEPHMNNRRIYHARGKVLGGSSSINGQIWQRGNPMDYERWSHDAGMSSWDYAHCLPYFKKMENTLADQKSVFRGHSGPLKLERGPVKGPLFAAFFKATEQAGYPRTDDVNGYRQEGFAAFDRNVYRGRRLSAARAYLHPVMKRRNLTIKTRAHVTKVLFDGKTATGVEVMIKGKKKIFTSREVVLCGGAINTPQILQLSGIGSEKDLTPLGIKMVHNLPGVGANLQDHLEVYVQYKCKLPVTQQPITQFWRRPLIGAAWLFFRKGPGATNQFEAGGFTRSNDEVTYPNLMFHFLPLAIRYDGTGDTRGHGYQVHVGPMYSDSRGWLKIKSADPFEKPAMQFNYLSTDQDRREWIEAVKIARTILTQPAMKDYNAGESSPGSSVSSDAEILEWVRKDAETALHPSCTAKMGTDSMSVVDPLTMKVHGVSGLRVCDASVFPYVTNGNIYAPVMMVAEKAADLILGRAPLPPENVEFYRHVR
- a CDS encoding 2-oxoacid:acceptor oxidoreductase subunit alpha, encoding MSKPTVAVKSVIIRFAGDSGDGMQLTGDRFTMDTASLGNDISTLPNFPAEIRAPQGTLPGVSSFQLHFADHHVRTAGDAPDVLVAMNPAALKANIKDIPRGATIIVDKDEFTSRNLTKVGYLTNPLEDGTLSSYKIHPVALTSMTVSALSELPLSRKEAERAKNMFALGLLSWMYHRPTDATEAFLKAKFAKKLDILEANLIAYRTGWNYGETSEDFATSYEVAPAHMSPGIYRNIGGNIALAYGLIAASQQSGLKLFLGSYPITPASDILHELSKHKKFGVITFQAEDEIAAVGSALGASYGGALGVTTTSGPGIALKSEMIGLAVMLELPLIIIDVQRGGPSTGLPTKTEQADLLQVMFGRNGESPAAVIAASTPSDCFTMAMEAVRIATTYRVPVFLLSDGYIANGSEPWKIPDVAALPKFDIGFAKSQENFLPYERNPETLARPWAIPGTAGIEHRIGGIEKQDKTGEINYEPANHDFMVRTRQAKIDGIEVPDIEVDDLTGDAKVLFLGWGSTFGPIASAVEELRNNGEKIAQAHLKYINPLPKNLGAVLAKYETVITPEMNLGQLAMLLRSKFLKDIVGYNMVRGLPFTTAELVEAAMGVLHND
- a CDS encoding glycine betaine ABC transporter substrate-binding protein, giving the protein MKFSLGRRSAAVSLVVVGALVLAGCSSSVNESADEASDCGTWAIAMHAWNGYTASAQVVAEVARANGCTITQTTLEEAGVTYDAMEAGSIDVIIEDWGGGRWKEWVDRGAVLEAGDNGNVGLIGMYVAPWMAAKYPDILDSANLNKYADLFKTADSGGKGAWYEGPPGYTTIGEKMIAANKLNFKAIATGSEAALVDVLTKAEANKTPALAYFYTPGTLFIKIPGLEQSRIKFPPNDWSDAAKASGLTDYPETQLQKLMSKKLMDSGSIFSTIVMNFKWTNADQNSVAADIESGMEPAAAAQKWIDANPDTVKAWLG
- a CDS encoding FUSC family protein; the protein is MDEKSGLIRRVIALFSQRKTWVRQITVAGLAGATAWQVGDLLIKNGGVVAAIVCALSIRISLHKSLREGLGQIVGTAIGASVALTAVALFDFGFISVGLTIIMCAVVARALHLGEVASINVPVTALIVISPGLPESTALHRLGSTLIGAAIAIFFSYFSHHKTPIDRSLDQIKSVSVKAAALLATMSEGVASGYTQKEAGNWLAKARLLNEEIPNIRSHSVEARGHARWFSTAKKDEAEEIYIQGIALEHTVVEIRTIARTLFDSAVKGGIADSTQKAIAVALSAASFAISSKFEDESSSSDDSHQSATTDAREAGSALAEALISDAKDVDQEQIVRGISMVANIELIADSLDLNSPSLRDVASPDEPASAKVLKISLRGQINAFGKAVFRRFRRFFGK
- a CDS encoding UbiA family prenyltransferase; translation: MKLKAYAKAAHFGPTMLITAISFLLSVKLWWVGPASVIAFTVFLGQLVIGWSNDICDYSDDVKHSRTNKPLVAGAISLQQLRRATFLLIPIAVIANLIGPLGIKGGFVYLLGVGCGIAYNFYFKFSPLSPLPYAVACAALPASIFYAIDRTPPLWVLTVGAMLGVAFHFINVLKDLEQDRESNIGGVPQRLGKRNSTVIALALMLSSALILINSPVGRDLTSIDSSFARVPHG
- a CDS encoding signal peptidase I; translation: MAQISTRKSLHSKKRGGGLKRVFAGFIIALVVATPTVLQSYFGFGISPVLSGSMSPFAQAGDAFITVERPASQLSVGDIVTLHVADSEAFYAHRIIEIREQSGGIKRIVTKGDANPTAEEDPFMASPQAMVPVTLFSIKWIGYLLVYLTSVQGRQAGLALIVIANVLMLLLSLFKKPTKEISSRGQDIYKGLYEESYENAANEYKKREIYRDLYEEAHWELQTIREK
- the fdhD gene encoding formate dehydrogenase accessory sulfurtransferase FdhD translates to MSSIVMSGDELAPSSIAKVRVQRTDSAAPTSDSVVVEEPLEIRIKRGEVEEQLGVTMRTPGNDLELAAGFLWGEGFLTSPDELVSIKVCADKTLSLRQRANVVIAEVVQSSQEPIRILERRFTITSACGVCGSTSISDLHKRGIVKTTSPSHSIQELAVMASLLDGRQRIFEKTGGLHAALLVSPKGEPVWVREDVGRHNAVDKVIGAAIIEKKFPLSDWTLVVSGRIGYELVQKSICAGISAIVGVSAPTSLAIDLAAEFNLTLLAFARNGLAKHYLPSEP
- a CDS encoding response regulator, producing MRESKRSVLVIDDNEDIRHLLTLILENAGFTVLTGIDGADGLAQTRSAKPDLILLDAMMPGLNGFEVLEKIRKDRDSKINSIPVLMLTSRSSVEDIDMAIDLGATSYVVKPFRPEKLVQKVISIFESESS
- a CDS encoding 2-oxoacid:ferredoxin oxidoreductase subunit beta — protein: MTDVALTKKDFTSDQEVRWCPGCGDYSVLSTMQAFLPELGIPRENIVFISGIGCSSRFPYYLNTFGMHSIHGRAPAIASGLAISRPDLTVFVITGDGDALSIGGNHLIHALRRNVELKILLFNNRIYGLTKGQYSPASELGKITKSTPYGSLDTPFNPVSLAIGAEATFVARTIDSDRKHLTETLRQAASHKGSALIEIYQNCPIFNDGAFDQVKDNETKEGSLLQMVHGQPIKSSTFGVIRDGATLKLVELSSVDESQLVVHDAHDPDPSYAFALSRLSGSDLEHTPIGVFRDVVRPGYSAMVNDQLASVIQAQGAGDLDKLLHSGDTWVVD